The Arachis hypogaea cultivar Tifrunner chromosome 19, arahy.Tifrunner.gnm2.J5K5, whole genome shotgun sequence genome has a window encoding:
- the LOC112775865 gene encoding PTI1-like tyrosine-protein kinase 3, with product MRRWLCCTCQVEESYPSHESEHLKSPRNYGDGNQKGSKASAPVKSEPHKAPPPIEVPALSLEELKEKTENFGSKALIGEGSYGRVYYATLNDGKTVAVKKLDVSSEPETNNEFLTQVSMVSRLKNDNFVELQGYCVEGNLRLLAYEYATMGSLHDILHGRKGVQGAQPGPTLDWIQRVRIAVDAARGLEYLHEKVQPAIIHRDIRSSNVLIFEDFKAKIADFNLSNQAPDMAARLHSTRVLGTFGYHAPEYAMTGQLTQKSDVYSFGVVLLELLTGRKPVDHTMPRGQQSLVTWATPRLSEDKVKQCVDPKLKGDYPPKGVAKLAAVAALCVQYEAEFRPNMSIVVKALQPLLKTPAPAAPES from the exons ATGCGTCGGTGGCTGTGTTGCACGTGTCAGGTAGAAGAGTCTTACCCATCGCATGAAAGTGAGCACCTGAAAAGCCCAAGGAATTATGGAGATG GCAaccaaaaaggttcaaaggcgtCAGCTCCCGTCAAATCAGAACCACATAAGGCACCACCGCCTATTGAGGTTCCGGCATTATCTTTAGAGGAGCTGAAGGAGAAGACTGAGAATTTTGGATCAAAGGCATTGATTGGTGAAGGATCATATGGAAGAGTGTATTATGCAACCTTAAATGATGGGAAAACAGTGGCTGTGAAAAAGCTTGATGTTTCATCTGAACCTGAAACAAATAATGAGTTTTTGACCCAG GTTTCTATGGTTTCAAGGCTGAAGAACGATAATTTTGTTGAGCTGCAAGGGTATTGTGTTGAAGGAAATCTTCGGTTACTTGCGTATGAGTATGCTACTATGGGCTCTCTTCATGACATATTGCACG GTAGAAAGGGAGTTCAAGGGGCACAACCAGGGCCAACTCTTGATTGGATACAGCGAGTTAGAATTGCAGTTGACGCAGCAAGGGGATTAGAATATTTGCATGAGAAAGTTCAACCCGCTATTATACACAGAGATATCAGATCAAGCAATGTGCTCATCTTTGAAGATTTTAAGGCTAAGATAGCTGATTTTAACCTTTCAAATCAGGCCCCTGACATGGCTGCACGCCTTCATTCTACTCGAGTGTTGGGAACTTTTGGTTATCATGCTCCAGA GTATGCAATGACTGGCCAGTTGACTCAAAAAAGTGATGTCTACAGTTTTGGCGTTGTTCTTCTAGAACTTCTTACTGGAAGAAAACCTGTTGATCATACCATGCCCCGCGGACAGCAAAGTCTTGTTACATGG GCTACCCCAAGATTAAGTGAAGATAAAGTTAAACAATGTGTTGACCCAAAACTGAAAGGAGATTATCCCCCTAAAGGAGTTGCCAAG CTTGCAGCCGTTGCGGCCCTGTGCGTGCAATATGAAGCCGAGTTTAGGCCAAATATGAGCATTGTTGTTAAAGCACTCCAACCACTTCTCAAGACTCCTGCTCCTGCTGCGCCTGAAAGTTGA
- the LOC112775864 gene encoding uncharacterized protein codes for MARGAMENSSSASADKIEEEVAAVVEEAKEISDAVSAHISRNLSDEQPLRQRVLALDSKIHSLRSSLYSLLSHKHLNPNLADKLDEDLQRARCILVDGDASSLLPGHAQGRFLRMFLGPINVRASRKDVQLKVKEEYNSYRDRTALLFLLFPAMLLVLRSWIWDGCLPAFPVQVYQAWLLFLYTGLALRENILRVNGSDIRPWWIYHHYIAMLMALVSLTWEIKGQPDCAKTQRGVQLFLQWAMMQGVAMLLQNRYQRQRLYTRIALGKAKRMDVVWGETAGVDGQLWLLCPILFILQGFEAYVGLLLLQTAFVGVISEWQVIFCGILLVLMAIGNFTNTVQILMTKSRFKAKMRRSKSKQALN; via the exons ATGGCAAGAGGAGCCATGGAAAACTCTTCTTCAGCTTCTGCGGACAAGATTGAAGAAGAGGTTGCCGCCGTCGttgaagaagccaaggagatatCCGACGCCGTTTCGGCTCACATCTCACGGAATCTTAGCGATGAGCAGCCCCTTCGCCAGCGCGTCCTCGCCCTCGACTCTAAAATCCATTCCCTTCGTTCCTCTCTCTATTCCCTTCTCTCCCACAAGCATCTCAATCCCAACCTCGCCGACAAG CTCGATGAAGATTTGCAGCGAGCCAGGTGCATCCTCGTTGATGGTGATGCCTCTTCGCTCCTTCCTGGCCATGCTCAAG GACGCTTTTTGAGGATGTTTTTGGGTCCTATCAATGTTCGTGCTTCTAGGAAGGATGTGCAGCTCAAGGTCAAAGAGGAATACAACAGTTACAGA GATAGAACTGCATTGCTATTCCTGCTTTTTCcggcaatgcttcttgttttaaGATCTTGGATCTGGGATGGATGCTTGCCAGCTTTCCCGGTTCAGGTTTATCAG GCCTGGCTGCTATTCCTGTACACTGGCTTGGCATTACGAGAAAACATTTTGAGGGTTAATGGAAGTGATATTCGTCCATG GTGGATATATCATCATTATATTGCTATGCTAATGGCTCTCGTGAGTCTCACTTGGGAAATTAAAGGACAACCAGATTGTGCAAAAACACAG AGAGGTGTGCAACTTTTCCTGCAGTGGGCTATGATGCAGGGAGTTGCAATGCTTCTACAAAACAGATATCAGCGTCAGAGACTTTATACTCGAATTGCATTAGGAAAG GCTAAGAGGATGGATGTTGTTTGGGGAGAAACAGCTGGTGTGGATGGCCAACTGTGGCTGTTGTGTCCTATACTTTTCATATTGCAG GGATTTGAGGCATATGTTGGACTATTGTTGCTCCAGACTGCATTTGTTGGGGTTATTTCTGAGTGGCAG GTAATATTTTGTGGTATCCTGTTGGTCTTGATGGCCATTGGGAACTTTACAAATACGGTACAGATTCTTATGACAAAATCAAGATTTAAGGCAAAGATGAGAAGAAGCAAGAGCAAGCAGGCATTGAATTAG
- the LOC112775296 gene encoding 2-isopropylmalate synthase 2, chloroplastic — MATTVFRSPIVSPCTSISTSQPHHRIFLHFPQRFRFSFTSHTPQHSPTFAISCSAQSEFPAPRRRPPYIPNHIPDPNYVRIFDTTLRDGEQSPGASMTSKEKLDIARQLAKLGVDIIEAGFPAASNEDFEAVKMIAKEVGNAVDADGYVPVICGLSRCNEKDIRTAWEAVKYAKRPRIHTFIATSAIHMEFKLRKTKEQVVDIARNMVKFARSLGCEDVEFSPEDAGRSDREFLYEILGEVIKAGATTLNIPDTVGINMPSEFGKLIADIKANTPGIENVIISTHCQNDLGLSTANTIQGAHAGARQLEVTINGIGERAGNASLEEVVMALKCGEHVFGGLYTGINAKHIYMTSRMVEEYTGLQLQPHKALVGANAFAHESGIHQDGMLKHKGTYEIISPEDIGFERANEAGIVLGKLSGRHALRRRLEELGYELKDEQVESLFWRFKAVAEQKKRVTDADLRALVSDEVFQAEPIWKLGDLQVTCGTLGLSTATVKLIGLDGTTHVACSVGTGPVDSAYKAVDLIVKEPVTLLEYSMNAVTEGIDAIATTRVVIIGDKSRTSTHALTGETVHRTFSGSGAGMDVVVSSVKAYIAAVNKMLGFKDIAAPASASASAEKDNCQV, encoded by the exons ATGGCCACCACTGTCTTCCGCTCCCCTATTGTCTCCCCCTGCACCTCCATTTCCACTTCCCAACCCCACCACCGCATCTTCCTCCATTTTCCTCAACGCTTCCGATTCAGCTTCACCTCACACACACCACAACATTCTCCCACCTTCGCTATTTCTTGCTCCGCCCAATCCGAATTTCCCGCTCCTCGCCGCCGCCCTCCGTACATTCCGAACCACATCCCGGACCCAAACTATGTTCGGATTTTCGACACCACCCTCCGCGACGGCGAGCAGTCCCCCGGTGCCTCCATGACCTCCAAGGAGAAGCTCGACATTGCGCGCCAGCTCGCGAAGCTCGGCGTAGACATCATCGAGGCTGGCTTCCCCGCCGCCTCCAACGAGGACTTCGAGGCCGTCAAGATGATCGCCAAGGAGGTCGGTAACGCCGTCGACGCCGACGGCTACGTTCCTGTCATTTGCGGCCTCTCCAGGTGCAACGAGAAGGACATCCGGACTGCCTGGGAGGCCGTGAAGTACGCCAAGAGGCCCAGGATCCACACGTTCATCGCCACCAGCGCCATTCACATGGAGTTCAAGCTCAGAAAAACCAAAGAACAGGTAGTTGACATTGCTCGCAATATGGTCAAGTTCGCTCGCAGCTTAGGATGCGAAGACGTCGAGTTCAGTCCCGAAGATGCTGGAAG GTCGGATAGGGAGTTTCTTTATGAAATTTTAGGTGAAGTTATCAAGGCCGGGGCAACAACCCTAAACATACCTGATACTGTGGGCATAAATATGCCGAGCGAATTTGGAAAGTTGATTGCTGATATAAAAGCTAATACTCCTGGAATTGAAAACGTTATTATTTCGACCCACTGCCAAAATGATCTTGGACTCTCTACTGCAAACACCATTCAG GGTGCACATGCTGGTGCAAGGCAATTGGAAGTAACTATTAACGGGATCGGTGAAAGGGCTGGTAATGCCTCACTTGAAGAG gtTGTGATGGCCTTGAAATGTGGAGAACATGTCTTTGGTGGTCTTTATACTGGGATCAATGCAAAACACATCTATATGACAAGCAGGATG gtTGAAGAGTACACTGGTTTGCAGTTACAACCTCACAAAGCTCTTGTGGGAGCTAATGCCTTTGCTCATGAAAGTGGCATACACCAG GATGGGATGTTAAAACATAAAGGAACATATGAAATAATATCTCCTGAGGATATTGGGTTTGAAAGGGCCAATGAAGCTGGTATTGTACTTGGCAAGCTTAG TGGACGCCATGCTTTGAGAAGGCGACTTGAAGAG CTTGGTTATGAGCTTAAAGACGAGCAAGTTGAGAGTTTATTTTGGCGATTCAAAGCAGTGGCCGAGCAAAAGAAG AGAGTTACTGATGCTGACCTCCGAGCATTGGTATCCGATGAAGTTTTTCAGGCAGAGCCTATCTGGAAGCTTGGTGATTTGCAG GTGACTTGTGGCACTCTTGGTCTTTCAACAGCAACCGTAAAACTTATTGGTCTTGATGGTACAACACATGTTGCTTGTTCTGTGGGTACAGGACCTGTTGATTCAGCTTACAAGGCTGTTGATCTGATTGTGAAG GAACCAGTAACACTTCTTGAGTACTCAATGAATGCAGTCACAGAAGGCATTGATGCAATTGCCACTACTAGAGTTGTAATTATAGGGGACAAGAGTCGTACATCTACTCATGCTTTAACTGGGGAAACTGTCCATCGAACATTTAG TGGTAGTGGAGCTGGAATGGATGTTGTTGTGTCCAGTGTGAAAGCCTATATTGCTGCAGTAAACAAGATGCTGGGTTTTAAGGATATAGCTGCACCTGCATCTGCATCTGCATCTGCTGAAAAG GACAATTGCCAAGTCTAG